One window of the Ammospiza nelsoni isolate bAmmNel1 chromosome 2, bAmmNel1.pri, whole genome shotgun sequence genome contains the following:
- the NYX gene encoding nyctalopin, whose translation MFAIVLLNVILWVPQAHGAWACVRSCPPSCVCTPERSCSVRCDRAGLGQIPSEFPCEASSINLDKNSIKFLSERAFGTLPSLKSLSLNHNNISFITPGAFKGLPSLTELRMAHNEYIRYLHTRTFTALRRLVRLDLADCNLFNIPDRIFIELPALQELFCFQNNFRRIPGAIRGMENLTHVYLERNRIEAVAYNSLQGLTKLKYLNLQDNKINVIHERAFQGCQRMEYLYLNDNLISELPENSFDGLRRLKMLNLGGNFLRNISNTWFRDLGELEFLYLDRNRISYIEEGAFENLTSLVALHLNSNNLTTLPFSVFEPVYFLGRLYLFRNPWECDCRLEWLKEWMENYRLVRDIPCASPSSVAGVDLTDVLFERSPEGFCLDPEELNVTSERPTPSEEPWSTTESKFNSLISKLLLQMGLPEEVANATEVYSNSTQLDGQTEGVSSGMREDRTEAGSCSLYLPALLAVIVLLCK comes from the exons ATGTTTGCCATCGTTCTTCTAAATG TGATCCTTTGGGTCCCCCAGGCGCACGGGGCGTGGGCCTGCGTGcgctcctgccctcccagctgtgtgtgcaccCCGGAGCGGAGCTGCTCCGTGCGCTGCGACCGTGCCGGGCTGGGCCAGATCCCCAGTGAGTTCCCCTGCGAGGCCTCCTCCATCAACCTGGATAAAAACAGCATCAAGTTCCTGTCCGAGAGGGCCTTTGGGACGCTGCCTTCCCTCAAGTCCCTGTCACTGAACCACAACAACATCTCCTTCATCACGCCGGGTGCCTTCaaggggctgcccagcctgACGGAGCTGAGGATGGCCCACAACGAGTACATCCGCTACCTGCACACCCGCACCTTCACCGCGCTGCGCCGCCTCGTCAGGCTGGACCTGGCCGACTGCAACCTCTTCAACATCCCCGACAGGATCTTCATCGAGCTGCCcgctctgcaggagctgttcTGCTTCCAGAACAACTTCCGAAGGATCCCAGGCGCCATCAGGGGCATGGAGAACTTGACCCATGTGTACCTGGAGAGGAACAGGATCGAGGCAGTGGCCTACAACTCCCTGCAGGGCCTGACCAAGCTGAAATACCTGAATCTGCAGGACAACAAGATAAATGTCATCCACGAGCGAGCTTTTCAGGGCTGTCAGAGGATGGAGTACCTGTACCTGAATGACAACTTGATCAGTGAGCTTCCAGAAAACTCCTTTGATGGCCTGAGGCGTCTGAAGATGCTCAACCTGGGAGGGAATTTTCTCAGGAACATTTCCAACACGTGGTTCCGGGACTTGGGGGAGCTGGAGTTCCTCTACCTGGACCGCAACAGGATCAGCTACATCGAGGAAGGGGCTTTTGAGAACCTCACCAGCCTGGTGGCTCTGCACTTGAACAGCAACAACCTGACGACGCTGCCCTTCTCCGTGTTTGAGCCCGTGTACTTCCTGGGCCGCCTGTACCTCTTCCGCAACCCCTGGGAGTGCGACTGCCGCCTCGAGTGGCTCAAGGAGTGGATGGAGAACTACAGGCTGGTCAGGGACATCCCGTGTGCCTCCCCCTCCTCGGTGGCAGGCGTTGATCTGACGGACGTGCTCTTTGAGAGGTCTCCCGAAGGTTTCTGCCTGGACCCGGAGGAGCTGAATGTCACGTCCGAGCGGCCGACCCCCAGCGAGGAGCCTTGGTCCACCACAGAGAGCAAGTTCAACAGCCTTATCTCCAAACTCCTGCTCCAGATGGGCCTTCCCGAAGAGGTGGCAAACGCCACTGAAGTGTACAGTAACAGCACACAGCTGGACGGACAGACGGAAGGGGTTTCTTCTGGCATGAGGGAGGACAGAACCGAGGCTGGCTCCTGTTCCTTGTACCTCCCAGCACTTCTGGCAGTGATTGTTCTGCTGTGCAAATAG